The Arcanobacterium pinnipediorum genome includes a region encoding these proteins:
- a CDS encoding TIGR03773 family transporter-associated surface protein — translation MKLAKIRVAIYSAVSALLLSMISLPAYASDPAIVFDDGHTDAFYIDSTNGELNVLVNHGLSNDKYDPNNVQFNIAPLAYGDYSDQMPFLTRGAIGYYTSNWDLEKYFEPGWTAPGYRENGFHSMRIDFTNVEGPGSVALLGNSFSEDDPLGTFLVPSSELSKVDDFIAQLDNEETAKAARNLYAVKGFPGGTYYIEPGVSLPIFGHTHAHWFFTAAGTYKLTGHAVGVTQDGQTVTSEPFTSTFNIIKSEKDGVAPTTPDATDGAPADDTDSTSQQTPDDSSNSADSQDTQPDSEDNPADSDDSEDSADDEDDTAIDRTEKISDKYIFKDPITLGAGHTDGFFVLTDGAKPRLVVRENLTSYEGTLRSPDSVTFHLRKEFYEKIDMNGTFKEGAGYHTNRKMRGLDQFSPGWSVDNFSSHGYKNIAVKFLSVKGPGKVVLSGTPKLDYSLNPVLSTGSPYLTEGAELPVYGHTHGLWIFTKAGNYEFTAQVIATTLDGETVTSDPVNYHWQIDAHPDDTGSSQGTDSAEPDDSQTDEPNNSGDLDGSEDSSDSDDSDEDFADLKILTSAPAIHPGDEITIKASHLPKNNSFRIFAMSKSTFAITPIADDLTSDDQGQISTTLTLPASLKPGKYFLALSKTGSEEQLANANLTVVEDTTRPLLPGDEIGSGNEDDSAPQTDQTVRNFVKTHEKVVLDHGHLDLFTAVAHEGKLLLLAKDDSTNEGILRDPADITLRIHNNALGDLPKGIDKTLPSRGYYLDAAGLSQQEILFPGWDTYGVAPTFGTTDIIINKVDGPGKVYLFNFKRQGGIEPAFTSQKYEMENGSTIRQESPSHVHTNWVFTEPGQYTMEVQARAIPTDGGEPVLSNVATYRWFVGDTDKLPDDSTDTPSPDSSGTTPPDSQPDQPKPHEAKPRLSLASGKLVGTEGEIITVQAHGLTPGTAVDFYLHSQPQLLAQNAIADIHGVASARVTIPQAPGLHEIIVTGKDGNELAVMMFEIKARYPHGVIPNAGALKPITGDDKPRIEISNGHIDLFTVLAKQGKLVVVAKDDSHGGLTHHNPHDVYWRVKNNAFTQLPDTLSDGLPSSGYFLDQAGKDQDTQLFPGWDTNGVKPDFGPTDLIFTKIVTPKDGQVFLFSNGRTGGITPTLTSNSFELNTGSIIHQEKPAHVHTNWVFSKPGIYEMEVKAVATPVNGGPQVESAPVTYTWLVGDETQPLTKVTKQQPKQNPGTEGQNGSEGNNDSTNGGTANANLANSDGTASTQGGSGTGADKPLAKCFPKQQGGNGAQTIIPQIKDDRSAPGKWVDPATLAFAVGGAGQATTNQAIGSIGSGSEVWMISATQVENVPWVGANTQNPSFLEKTKGSATLTLTSFSGPGKMEVYTSGNFGKVVGQKWFTGNGNSGSGSVTLKPNSHVHPNWVFDKPGTYKVGITMEAEAKDGKKLSGSTTLTFNVGQGSGITGGHFDLGPTVGAAGSTTVWLDADGNPCTPDANDLAAAGLAKTGVSSTVTATLLSGALMLGGIAALIYRRKVKRG, via the coding sequence ATGAAATTGGCAAAAATACGCGTAGCGATCTACTCAGCAGTTTCCGCGCTGTTGCTGAGCATGATCTCTCTTCCCGCATACGCCTCAGATCCTGCCATCGTTTTTGATGATGGGCATACTGATGCCTTTTATATTGACTCAACAAATGGAGAACTTAATGTTCTCGTAAACCACGGATTATCCAACGATAAGTACGATCCCAACAACGTGCAGTTTAATATTGCACCTCTTGCATACGGTGACTACTCCGATCAAATGCCGTTCCTTACTCGTGGAGCTATCGGGTATTACACAAGTAACTGGGATTTGGAAAAATATTTTGAGCCTGGCTGGACCGCTCCGGGCTATCGCGAAAATGGTTTCCATTCTATGCGTATTGACTTCACTAACGTTGAAGGTCCCGGCTCAGTGGCACTCTTGGGCAATAGCTTTTCTGAAGACGACCCGCTTGGAACTTTCTTAGTGCCATCCTCAGAGTTGTCGAAAGTTGACGACTTTATCGCTCAGCTCGATAATGAAGAAACTGCGAAGGCAGCCCGAAATCTGTATGCGGTTAAAGGTTTTCCTGGAGGTACGTACTATATTGAACCCGGTGTGAGCCTTCCTATCTTTGGCCATACTCACGCACACTGGTTCTTTACAGCTGCTGGAACATACAAACTTACTGGCCATGCAGTAGGCGTGACCCAAGATGGCCAGACTGTTACATCTGAGCCATTCACTTCAACGTTCAATATCATCAAGAGTGAGAAAGACGGTGTAGCACCAACTACTCCAGACGCCACTGATGGCGCACCGGCTGACGATACCGATTCAACATCACAACAAACACCTGACGATAGTTCTAATTCAGCTGATTCTCAAGACACACAACCTGATAGCGAAGATAACCCAGCCGATTCCGATGACTCCGAAGATTCTGCGGACGACGAAGACGACACCGCTATTGACCGCACCGAAAAGATCAGCGACAAATACATTTTTAAGGACCCGATCACACTTGGAGCAGGTCACACTGATGGCTTCTTTGTTTTAACAGATGGAGCTAAGCCACGTCTGGTTGTTCGCGAAAATCTCACCTCATATGAAGGAACATTGCGTTCTCCAGATAGTGTGACGTTCCATTTGCGTAAAGAATTCTACGAAAAGATTGATATGAACGGCACGTTCAAAGAAGGTGCCGGCTACCATACCAATCGTAAGATGCGCGGCCTCGACCAGTTCTCACCCGGATGGTCAGTGGATAATTTCTCCAGCCACGGCTACAAGAATATTGCCGTGAAGTTCCTGTCGGTTAAAGGCCCTGGAAAAGTTGTTTTGAGTGGAACCCCAAAGCTGGATTATTCCCTTAATCCAGTCTTGAGTACGGGTAGCCCTTACCTTACCGAAGGCGCTGAGCTTCCAGTTTATGGGCACACTCACGGTTTATGGATCTTCACGAAGGCTGGAAACTACGAGTTTACTGCTCAAGTTATCGCAACGACTCTCGATGGCGAAACCGTTACCTCTGATCCAGTTAACTATCACTGGCAAATTGATGCTCATCCAGATGACACTGGATCATCTCAGGGAACCGACTCTGCCGAACCAGATGATTCTCAAACCGATGAGCCAAACAATTCCGGGGATCTAGATGGTTCTGAAGATTCTAGCGATTCTGACGATTCAGATGAGGATTTTGCCGATTTGAAGATCCTGACCTCCGCGCCGGCTATTCATCCAGGCGATGAGATCACCATTAAAGCCTCACATTTACCAAAGAACAACAGCTTCCGGATCTTTGCGATGTCGAAATCAACATTTGCTATCACCCCCATAGCTGACGATCTCACCTCCGATGATCAAGGCCAGATAAGTACAACGCTAACATTGCCTGCCTCACTCAAGCCAGGTAAGTATTTCTTGGCCCTCAGCAAGACGGGGAGCGAAGAGCAACTCGCCAATGCTAATCTGACGGTTGTAGAAGATACCACCCGTCCACTTTTACCTGGCGATGAGATTGGCTCAGGTAACGAGGATGACTCGGCACCACAAACAGATCAGACAGTTCGTAACTTTGTGAAAACACATGAAAAGGTTGTGCTCGATCATGGCCATCTCGATCTGTTCACAGCCGTTGCTCACGAAGGTAAACTCCTTCTACTCGCGAAGGATGACTCTACCAACGAAGGTATTTTGCGCGATCCGGCAGATATAACACTTCGTATACATAATAATGCCCTCGGTGATTTACCTAAAGGTATTGATAAGACGTTACCTTCGCGTGGCTACTACTTAGATGCTGCTGGCCTGAGCCAGCAAGAGATTCTCTTCCCAGGATGGGATACCTATGGCGTTGCGCCAACATTTGGCACAACAGATATCATTATCAATAAGGTTGACGGGCCAGGTAAGGTATATCTCTTTAATTTCAAGCGCCAAGGTGGCATTGAGCCAGCATTTACTTCACAAAAGTATGAAATGGAAAATGGCTCAACCATTCGTCAAGAAAGCCCAAGTCACGTCCACACCAACTGGGTCTTTACTGAGCCTGGTCAATACACTATGGAAGTCCAAGCTCGAGCCATCCCAACCGATGGCGGGGAGCCGGTGTTGTCGAATGTAGCAACATATCGGTGGTTTGTTGGAGACACCGATAAACTCCCTGATGACTCCACAGATACTCCGTCACCAGATTCTTCTGGCACTACCCCACCTGATTCGCAGCCAGATCAGCCAAAGCCACACGAAGCAAAGCCACGACTATCTTTGGCATCTGGAAAGCTTGTGGGAACCGAAGGTGAAATTATTACAGTTCAAGCACACGGGCTAACTCCGGGAACAGCTGTTGATTTCTATCTTCACTCACAACCACAGTTACTTGCCCAAAACGCAATCGCTGATATACACGGCGTCGCCTCGGCTCGAGTTACTATTCCTCAAGCACCCGGATTGCACGAAATCATTGTCACAGGTAAGGACGGTAACGAACTTGCAGTGATGATGTTTGAGATCAAAGCGCGCTACCCACATGGTGTTATTCCTAATGCTGGAGCACTTAAACCCATCACCGGCGATGATAAGCCACGCATCGAGATCAGTAATGGACACATCGACTTGTTTACTGTTCTGGCTAAACAAGGCAAACTCGTGGTTGTTGCCAAAGATGATTCACATGGCGGGCTCACCCATCACAACCCGCATGACGTCTACTGGCGAGTAAAGAACAATGCTTTTACACAACTGCCAGATACGTTGTCAGATGGGTTACCGTCCTCCGGCTACTTCCTTGATCAGGCTGGCAAGGATCAAGATACTCAGCTTTTCCCAGGCTGGGACACAAATGGGGTCAAGCCAGACTTCGGCCCTACAGATTTGATCTTTACCAAGATTGTTACGCCAAAGGACGGGCAGGTATTCCTCTTCTCCAATGGTCGCACTGGTGGAATCACACCAACATTGACCTCGAATTCATTTGAGCTCAATACCGGTTCAATCATCCACCAAGAAAAACCAGCTCACGTTCATACCAATTGGGTATTTTCTAAGCCTGGTATCTACGAGATGGAAGTCAAAGCTGTGGCTACACCAGTTAATGGAGGTCCTCAAGTTGAGTCCGCACCAGTGACATACACGTGGCTTGTTGGAGATGAAACACAGCCTTTAACTAAAGTAACGAAGCAACAGCCAAAGCAAAACCCCGGCACCGAGGGGCAAAATGGCTCCGAAGGCAACAACGACTCCACCAACGGGGGCACAGCTAACGCTAACTTAGCAAACTCAGATGGAACTGCCTCTACTCAAGGCGGATCTGGAACAGGTGCCGACAAGCCGTTAGCAAAGTGTTTCCCCAAGCAACAAGGTGGGAATGGCGCTCAAACGATTATTCCGCAAATCAAGGATGATCGGAGCGCTCCAGGTAAATGGGTTGATCCTGCAACGCTTGCCTTCGCTGTAGGTGGTGCCGGTCAGGCAACAACTAACCAAGCGATCGGTTCAATTGGCTCAGGTAGCGAAGTTTGGATGATCTCTGCTACTCAAGTCGAAAATGTTCCATGGGTAGGAGCAAACACTCAAAACCCAAGCTTCCTCGAAAAGACAAAGGGCAGCGCGACATTGACGCTCACCTCCTTCTCTGGACCTGGAAAGATGGAAGTCTACACCTCGGGTAATTTCGGCAAAGTCGTTGGTCAAAAGTGGTTTACCGGAAACGGTAACTCTGGTTCTGGCTCAGTTACGCTCAAGCCAAATAGCCACGTCCATCCCAACTGGGTATTCGATAAACCCGGAACCTACAAGGTTGGTATTACGATGGAAGCAGAAGCTAAGGATGGCAAGAAACTTTCTGGTTCCACAACGCTCACCTTCAATGTCGGCCAAGGCTCCGGAATCACCGGCGGCCACTTTGACCTCGGCCCAACTGTTGGTGCAGCTGGTTCCACCACCGTCTGGCTGGACGCAGATGGTAATCCTTGTACTCCAGATGCCAACGATTTAGCTGCAGCGGGTCTGGCAAAAACTGGTGTATCAAGCACCGTCACTGCCACTCTTCTCTCGGGCGCCCTAATGCTCGGTGGAATTGCAGC